The following are encoded together in the Tripterygium wilfordii isolate XIE 37 chromosome 18, ASM1340144v1, whole genome shotgun sequence genome:
- the LOC119983298 gene encoding telomere repeat-binding factor 1-like: MGAPKQKWTAEEEAALRAGVDKHGAGKWRTILKDPEFSGVLYLRSNVDLKDKWRNMSVMANGWGSRDKARLAFKRLPHIPKHDENSMGPSTVVQSDEEMGADAKPLVVYNGGLQGSASKKSIVRLDNLIMEAITSLKEPGGSNKTTIGSYIEEQYWAPPDFRTKLSVKLKSLTESRKLIKVKRRYRIAPASYFDKNRNSPMLSSEGKQKISLKVEQDDNHDIVVLTKSQIDMELAKMRKMTPAEAAAAAARAVADAEAAIAQAEEAAREAEAAEADAEAAQAFAEAAMKTLKYSKNSRN; encoded by the exons CAGCGGAAGAAGAAGCAGCTCTGAGAGCTGGAGTTGATAAGCATGGGGCTGGTAAATGGCGAACAATACTCAAGGACCCAGAATTTAGTGGTGTCTTATATCTGCGCTCAAATGTTGATCTGAAG GATAAGTGGAGGAATATGAGTGTGATGGCAAATGGATGGGGTTCTCGAGATAAGGCTCGGTTAGCTTTTAAGAGGCTGCCACATATCCCTAAACATGATGAAAACTCTATGGGACCAAGCACTGTTGTTCAGAGTGATGAAGAAATGGGGGCCGATGCTAAGCCTCTTGTAGTCTATAATGGTGGACTTCAGGGTTCTGCTTCAAAGAAATCCATTGTGAG GTTGGATAACCTCATAATGGAAGCAATAACAAGCTTGAAAGAGCCTGGTGGTTCTAATAAGACAACTATCGGCTCATACATAGAG GAACAATATTGGGCGCCCCCAGATTTCAGGACGAAATTGTCGGTAAAATTAAAGTCTCTTACAGAAAGTCGCAAACTGATTAAG GTTAAACGCAGGTATAGGATTGCTCCTGCTtcttattttgataaaaatagaAATTCTCCAATGCTATCCTCGGAGGGAAAACAGAAGATCTCCCTAAAAGTTGAACAGGATGACAATCATGACATTGTTGTACTTACAAAATCCCAAATTGATATGGAGTTGGCCAAGATGAGGAAAATGACTCCAGCAGAGGCTGCTGCTGCAGCTGCGAGAGCAGTAGCAGATGCGGAAGCTGCAATTGCACAAGCTGAAGAGGCTGCAAGGGAGGCAGAGGCAGCAGAAGCAGATGCAGAGGCTGCACAAGCTTTTGCAGAAGCAGCTATGAAGACACTAAAATATTCTAAG AATAGCCGAAATTGA